The Azospirillum baldaniorum genome segment CTTTCGAACGCGGAGGGCGCGGAGTTCGTTTGGATGGCCATGGAACGGTTTCCCCGAAGCGGACAGGTGCACCCCATCCGGAAGCAACTAACGGGCCAGTCTCAGGCCGGCGCTGGCGGGTCCGATCGCGATCCCGCGCCCGGCAGTTCCGTCCGCCAGCCGGCAAAATCCGCCGGGTGGCCGGCGCTTCTTGCCGGACCCGGCAACGCCGAAGGGCCGCCCGGTCGGACGGCCCTTGCGGCGGATTGCGGTGACGCCGGCGGCGTCAGAGCCGGGTGTTCAGGGTGGCGGAGGTGGACGGCCCGTGGCTTGGCGTGACGTAGGTCGCGCGGGGCGGAACCGGGGCGGTGCCATAGGCGGGGGTGGTGGTCTGCCGGGCGCGGTTGATGGCGCCGACCACGGTGTCCACCAGGATCTTCTGCGCCGCGCTGTTCCGCCGGAGCGCGTCGGCGTTGGCGGCGGACGCCTCGTACAGGCCGCGCGTGGCCTCGCGCAGCTGGGCCTTGGCCTCGTCGGGCAGGGCGGCCATGCCGTCGCGGTCCACGCGCAGCAGGCGCGACACCTCCTCGTAGACCAGCATCATCGGCTGCTTCTCGCGCCCCAGCCGGGCCAGCTCGGCGCTGGTGCAGTGCCGCATCACGGCTTCGGTCTCGCGCGCCAGATGGACGCTCAGCCGGTTCATCAGCTCGACCAGAGCGGCGGCGCGTTCCTCCGCGTTCTTTGGCAGATTGGCGGCGGGAGCCTTCGACGGCTGCGGGAAACGGACGTCGACCTTATCCATGGTTGCCCTCCTGTGCGCGCAGAAGCTCGCGGTAAACCTGATCGGCGATGCCGAACCCGCCGCTGCGGGACACCTGCTTGCCGTATTCGTTGGTCAGCATGGAGCGGAACATTTCCTCGGCATGGCCGCCGCCGAAGTTCTGGTCCACTTCGATCCCGTCGAACATGTGGCCCAGCATCTGGGAGACGAAGACGCTCTCGAACTCGTTCGCGGACTGGCGGATCTTGGCGCGGATCGCCGGGTCCACCTTGCTCTCCGCGCTTTTGGGATCGACCAGATCGGTGCGCACCGCCGTCCGGAAGCTCGCCTGGGCGCCGGACGGCCCGCCGTTCTGGACGCGCTCGGCGGCCGCGGGCAGGCGCGGGGGCGGAAGGCCGGGAAGGGAAAGCGTCGTATCCATCAGATCACCTCGATCTCCGCCTGCAAGGCTCCGGCGGCCTTGATCGACTGAAGGATGGCGATCATGTCCCGGGGGCCCACGCCAAGCGCATTCAAGGACTGTACCAACTCCTGGAGCGTCACCCCGGAATTCATCACGGCGAGGCGGTTGTTGGACTGGTCGTCCACCTGGATGTCGGTGCGCGGCACCACGGCGGTCTGCCCCTGGCTGAAGGGGCCGGGCTGGCTGACCTGCGGCGTCTCGGTGACGCGGATCGTCAGGTTGCCCTGGGCGATGGCGACGGTGGAGATGCGGACGTTCTCGCCCATCACGATCACGCCAGACTTCTCGTCCACCACCACGCGGGCGACCTGATCGGGGGTGACGCGGAGCTGCTCGATCTCGGTGATCAGGCCGACGATGTCGCCGCGCCGGGCCTCCGGCACGCTCAGGAGGACCGAGGAGGGGTCGGTGGCCTGCGCCCGATTGCCGCGGAGCTGGATGTTGATGGCGGTCGCCACGCGCTGGGCGGTGGTGAAGTCCGGGTTGCGCAGCGACAGGCGCAGCACCGGCAGCTCGGCCAGCGAGAACTGGATCTCACGCTCGACGATGGCGCCCGAGGAGATGCGGCCCGAGGTGGGGACGCCGCGGGTCACGCTGGCGCCCTGGCCCTGGGCGGAAAAGCCGGACACCGCGATCGGCCCCTGGGCCACGGCGTAGACCTCGCCGTCGGCGCCCAGCAGCGGGGTGACCAGCAGCGTGCCGCCGAGCAAGCTCTTCGAATCGCCCATCGCCGACACGGTGGCGTCGATGCGCGTGCCCTGGGCGGAGTAGGGCGGCAGGGTCGCCGTCACCATCACCGCCGCCACGTTCTTGGTGCGCAGGTTGGTGCCGCGGGTGTTGACGCCCATCCGCTCCAGCATGCCCACCAGGCTCTGCTCGGTGAAGGGCGAATTGTTGAGGCTGTCGCCCGTGCCGTTCAGGCCGACCACCAGGCCGTAGCCGATCAGCATGTTGTCGCGCACGCCCTCGACGTCCACCACGTCCTTGATCCGCGCCGAGGAGGCCGAGGCCGGCGCCGACAGCGCGAGCAGCGCCGCGGCCAGCGCGGCCAGCATCGCGACCGCGCGCAGCAGGACGGCGGCGCGGGGCATGGCGGCATGGCGCAGGGCGGCGCGGGGCAGGGCGGTGGCGGTCATGGCGGGGACACTCCTCAACGGCTGTCCCTTCCTATACAAACGGCGTGCCAGAGCCGCGGATGGCAGGCAAAGCGCAGGACCGGCAAGGGGAAGCGGCGACGCCGGATGAAAAGGCCGGAAATTGGCACCGCGCCCGACCGCTTTATGTCACGGAAGCGGGGCAATTTTTGCCCGATTGCGGCAAACCTTGACCGGATGTTAAGGTGCTTCCATCTAGAGTATCGCGCTTTTCCGAAACCGGTTGCACGGAACATGAAAGTCGAAGGCCCCGGAAAACTTCGCGGCAGCAGCTCGGTCCGGCGCACGGGGAAGGCCGAAGGCTCGTCCGGTGCGTCCTTTTCCAAGCAGCTCGTCGGCGAGACCAACACCGCGCAGGGCGTCCACGCCGCGGCGCCGCTGGCCGGCATCGCCAGCGTGCTGGCGTTGCAGGAGGTGGACGACGCCACGGCCCGTGCGTCGCGTGGCAAGATGCGCGCCGAGGAGATGCTCGACAAGCTGGAGGAGATCCAGCACGGGCTTCTCGCCGGCACGCTTCCGGCACAGAAGCTGATGGACCTCGTGAAGGTGGTGCAGTCGCGCCGCGTCCATGTGGACGATCCGCGGCTGGCCGACATTCTTGACCAGATCGATCTGCGCGCCCAGGTCGAGCTTGCGAAGCTCACCCCCTGAGCGCGGTTTCCGGCCATAGGACCGGCTTTTCGGCATCGGCCGTACGGCCATCGCCGAACCTTTCACAAAACTTTGCTTCTCCAAGGGCTTGTTCGCGCTTCGATAGGCGAAGCGCAGGGTTGCGGTTGCCGATGCGCCTACCTATACTCCGCGCCGCCCGGATCACCCTTTTGCGTTGGATGCTCTCGGATGTCGTCTCCGCTTCTGCCTAAGAACTACACCCCGTCGGAAGACGAGGAGTTCATGAATCCCGTGATGCGGGAATATTTCCGCCAGAAGCTGCTGCGCTGGCGCGCGGAGCTGCTGGCCGAATCCAGCGAGACCCTGAGCAGCCTTCAGGAAGGCGGCATCCAGGAACCGGACATCGCCGACCGCGCGTCGGCCGAGACCGACCGGGCGCTGGAACTCCGCACCCGCGACCGCGAGCGCAAGCTGATCTCCAAGATCGACGCGGCGCTGGAGCGGTTGCAGGATGGGTCCTACGGCTACTGCGAGGAAACGGGGGAGCCCATCTCCGTCCGCCGCCTCGACGCCCGCCCCATCGCGACGCTGAGCCTGGAAGCCCAGGAGCGGCACGAGCGCATGGAGCGCACCCAGCGCGACGACTGACGCGGCGGCTATCCTCGCTGTCTCGGGCCTCGCTGTCTCGGGCAAGCCCCCACCGATCCCGGCGGGGGCTTTCGTCCGTCAGGAGGTGCCGTCGCGGCGGTGGATCACCGCCAGACCGGCCATGCGCTCCGCCCCGACCAGTTCGCTGAGGCTGTCGTACAGCTCCACGCGGCCCATCGCCGATTCGAGGGCGCGGCACTCCGCCGCCGCGATGTGCGGGCTGTCGATCCGGCCGTTTTCCATGAATCCGCGCAGGACATCGAGCGTCAGACGGTCCTCGGGGCGCTCGACGTCCGGGGGCTGCCAGTTCAGATCCTCGATGACGTAAACCCCGCCGGGGCGCAGCCGTCCGAACAGGGCAGCCAGCGTCATCTGCTGATGGCGCGAGGCGTGCGAGCCGTCGTCGATAACGATGTCGAAGGGGCCGTCCTCCTCGGCCAGACGCCGCAGGCCGGCGGCGTCGCCCTGATCGACGCGCCGGGTCGTCACCCGCCCGCCATCGAAGGCCGAAAAGTCCTCGATGTCCGCGCCGACGAGGGCGGCGTTCGGGAAATAGCGCTCCCACATGCGCAGGCTCGGCACGTCGTCCTGCTTCCAGCCCTCGACCCGGCCGCGGCACAGGCCGATCTCCAGGATGCGCAGAGCCTCGAACCGCCGCGGCGCGAACAGCGCGTCATAGACCCGTGTGTAGTGATGCCCCAGCCGCTCGCTGCCCAGGCGGGGCCCCTTGTCGGAATGAAAGCGCATGGCGAGGGCCGACAGGGAGGCGTCCGCGTCGTGCAGGGCGGCCAGCCGGCCCAGCACCGACTCCGCGTCGGCGTCCTCCGCCGGCGGTCCGCCGGGACCCCACATGCCGTTCCACAAATGCACCCCGGCGACCCGCTCGTCCGACAACAGGGCCAGCGCCCGTCCGCCGGGTTCGGCCAGCCAGGAATGCTCCGTCCAGTCGACGGCGTTGAAGACCGTCGGGGGCAGCACGCGGTCCAGCAGGTCCCGGCCCGGCCCGGTCAGCACGTAGCGGCTGAGCAGCAGCGGGCCGACCGCGCCGAAGCGGCGGTCGCTGCCGCTCATCAGGATGCGCATCGACTCCTCGAACAGCCGGCGCATGTGGACCGAGCCCCGCGGCGCGCGGATGGCGTCGCCGACCAGGGCGTGGCCGGCGTCCAGGCCGTGCCATTGCGAGCAGAACAGGTGGCCGGTGCCGAAGCTCAGCGGCTTCAGCAGGACGACGTCGGTGTCCAGCCACCAGCCGCCGAAGGCGTGCAGGGCGGCATAGCGGAAGATGTCGCTGAAATAGCGGATCTCGGCGCTGCGGACGCACAGGTCGTAGACATGGTGCGGCACCACCGTTCCGGCGTCCTCCACCCGCACGCCATCCGGCACCCGGCCGAGCAGGGCGGGGTCGCCGTAGCTGTACAGATGCACCGGGTGCCCCTGCGCCACCATGGAGCGCAACGCCAGCCGTGCCCCGGCGTTCAGCGGCGCGCCCGACCAGAAGGTGGTGATGCGGTCACGGGTCTCGGTGTCGTGGTGGCGGACGCGCAGATGCGGGTTGAAACTCCGTGCCGCGGCGTTCCGCCGCTCCGGATGGGAGGCTTCGGCCAGGAAGGGCATGGCTTCGGCGGTCGCCCGGATCAGCGCGTCCAGATCATCGTCGCCGGCCGGCGCGGAGCCGTTCGCCAAACGGCGCATCCGGCGGTGCAGAAGGCCGGCGGCGAACGGGTCGCCCCGCCGGCTCCGCAGGACGGACAGGGTGGCCAAAGCGCCCTCCGCCGCCGGGTCGAGCGCGAGGGCGCGCCGGCCGTCGGCTTCGGCCGACTCCGTGCCGCCGGCGTCCATGCGGCAGACCGCCCGCGCGCTCCAGCCCGCGGAGTCGGCGGGAGCGCGCTCCAGATGGGCGGTGTAGAGCGCGTCGGCCTCCGCAAGGCGTCCTTGGCGCAGGCGGGTGGCGGCGAGGTTGCACAGCGGCTCGGGCCGCTGCGGTTCGAGCGCCCGCGCCCAACCGAGCCGCCGGGCGGCTTCGTCGGGATCATCCCCGCTGTCCGGCGCGCGGGCCAGGATGCCGAAGAAGGCTGGGGACAGCGCCAGGGCGCGGCGTCGCGCGGCCTCGGCCCCGCGGACGTCTCCCGACCGTGCACGGGCGTCCGCCAGATGGTACCAGGATTCCAGTGCGGTGGAGTCGGCCCGGACCGCGCCCTCCAGGACGATCGCGGCTTCCGCCGCGTCGCCGCCGGCCAGCAGCAACCGGCCGAGATGGGTGGCGGCGCGGGCGTCGCCGCCGTCGGATGCGCCGTCCGACGTCAGGGCCGTCCGGTAGGCCTCCCGCGCCTCCGCGTGGCGTCCAAGCCGTTCCAGCAGGATTCCGGCGTTGAGCGCGGCGTCGGTCAGCGCGGGGGCCAGGCGCGCGGCCTCCCGGTAGTCGGCGACCGCGCCCTCCAGGTCGCCGGCTTCCTGACGGGCCATGGCGCGGTGCCGGAGCAGGTCGGCTCCCGGCGCGCGGGCCAGCGCCTCGCCGAGCAGGGCCGCGGCTTCAGCGAAGAGCCCGGCCTGCGCGTGAATGATGCCCAGCAGATGCCAGGCGGTTGCCTGCTCCGGGTCGGCATCGAGGATGCGCCGGCACAGAATTTCCGCCTCCGCCGGGCGTCCAGCCTGGTGGTGGTCGAGCGCGATGGTCAGCGCTTCTTGAATGGTTGCCATGACGCCAGTGGTCTTCAACCGCATGGCCTTGTCAACAGGAGAGTGGCGGGACGGAGGGGAGCCCGGAGCCGGCGCGTTCCGGTCATGGAATGAGAAATGGGCGGCCTGCCCCTCTGTCGGAGCTTGGTTCGCTCGGGCCGGCCGCGAGCCCGCTGCAAGGAGCCGTCAACCTACCGGCCCCGGCTGGTTCCGGCCAGCCGGGGAAACGGGCTGCCACTCCCTGTCGCTCCCCCTATCGAACGAAGGACGTCGTCCGATGGCCGCCTCGCCCTTCGGCGTGGCGCTTTCGCGCGTCTCGCCGCAAACCCGGCTCGGCCTCCGACAATCCCGTGGTGCAGGTTGTCAAAACGGCCTGTTGACGGTGAAATGGACATCCTGAAGCGGATCGAGACATTGCAGGCCCTGGTCCATGAGACGCAGGCACGCAGGAGGCGCCTCCTGGACCGATCCTATAAACGCCTGTGTTCCGCTGAAAAGGCGTTGGAAGAGTCTCATCGCCTGTTGAAAGGAAAGCCCCATGGCCCAGGCACATCATCCGGTGAACCGCGCTGAGGCGCGGAATGCTGATGCGGAGGATTGGCGTCGCCGCAGCGAGGCTCGGCGCGGCAAGGCCGAAGAGGCCCGGGCCGGGGCGGAACGGCTGCGCGCGGAGGCCGAAGTGGAACGGTCCTCGAATTTCCAGCGCCATGCCGAGGCGGAGGGCGCACGACTCATGGCGGAGGAGGTGCGGATCACCGGCGAGACGCAGCGGCAGGAAGCCGAGGAAACGCGAGCGTTGGATGAGGAAGCGCGCCGATCCGCCGAGATGGCCAGGCTTGCGGCGGAGGACGCGCGGCGCGTCGGGGAGGAGGCGCGGCTGCTCCATGAAGCCACCCGGCGTTACGCCGAGGAAGCTCGGCTTCATGCCGAGCAAGCGCGTGCCGACGCGGAGCGCACGCGGGCGGTGAACGAGGAACAGCGCCAGATCCTGGAGGAGATGCGGGACACCGTCCGGCGTTACGAGGCTCTTCTGGCCCGGAACGGGTGACGGGGCACCAACGGAGGCAAGAAGGGAGCGGCAGATCCAGCCGGGCGGCAGAAACTTCCCGGCCAAGCGCGTGCGAGCCGGCTGCGGTTCCCCGCGACCGGCCAGAAGGGGGACGCTGCCCCCTTCCGTGTTGGTCCCTGGCGCGTTTCGGTCCTGGTCCCCGAAACGTCCTTAGAAGGGCATGATGATGTCGAAGAGCTGCTGGCCGTAGCGCGGCTGCTGCACGTCGGTGATCTGTCCGCGTCCGCCGTAGGAGATGCGGGCCTCGGCGACCTTCTCGTAGCTGATGGTGTTCTGCGCGGTGATGTCCTCCGGCCGGATCACACCGGTGATGATCAGGTCGCGCACTTCGTAGTTCACCCGGACCTCCTGCCGGCCCTGGATGACCATGTTGCCGTTGGGCAGGGACTGGGTGACCAGGGCGGCCACCTTCAGGGTGATCTGCTCCTTGCGGTTGATGGCGCCCTTGCCGTCGTTGGAGGTCGAGCTGTTGAGGTCCACGAGGCTGCCGGCGTTCACCCCGTCGGGCAGCGCGCGCTGGAGCGCCTTGCCTTCGAAGCCGAAGATGCTCGGCATGCCGGCCTTCTCGCTGTTGCCGCGGGTGCGGGTCGTCTGGTTGTTCATCTGCGCCTGATCGTTGATCTGGATGTCAACGGTCAGCAGATCGCCGACCTTGGCGGCGCGCTGGTCCTTGAAGAAGGCCTTGGCGCCGGTCCGCCACAGCGAGTTCGGGTTGCGCTCCGTCGGCAGGGGGGTGGGCATCGGCAGGCTGACCGGCTGGTAGCCGGGCTGGGCCTGCGGGTCCTTGATCTTGGTGAGTTCCGGAGCGGAGCCGATGTCCGCCACGCGCGACATGGCGTTGCAGGCGGGCAGGCCGGCGGCGACGGCGGCGAGCAGCGCGAAGCGGAACGCCATGCGGACCGTGTGCCTGGGGGCGGTCGTCTTGAGGGCGGGCATGGGAGCTTTCTCCTTACTTCGCGGTGAGGCCGGGCTTTGCCACGGCGACGATGTTGGGGCCCGCGACCGTCGCTTCGAGGATGCGGTTCGATTGGGTGTTGATGACGCGGATCACGTCGCCCCGGCCGCCGTCCTGCAGGGCCTTGCCCTGGGCCGACAGGGTCAGGTTCTCGGTGGCCAGCGTGATGGTGACGAGCGAGCCCTTGTCCACGACCCGCGGCGACTGCAGGTCGCGCAGCCGGACCGGCTGGTTCACCGGGACGCCACGCCGCGGCGTTAGGCCGATGAGCTGGGCGTCGGTGGCGGCGATGTCGCTGCCGGCGAGGTCGGCGCGCACGTCCTGCCAATCCACGTCGCCGGGGCCGATCACGTCGCCGGGCGCGATGCGCCGCGACAGCACCGGCACCTGCACCACGCCATAGGCGCGGCCCGACACCGGGAGGCGCACGACCGGACGGGTGTCGGCCACGATCATCTCCGCGGCGAAGCGGCCCTGCACCGGGTTGTAGTAGAGGTTCTCCACCGTCAGGCTGCCGGCGCCCGCCGGGGCGCGCAGCTCCACCGCCCGGTTGTCCAGCTCCATCTGCAGCCGGCCCGTGGTGATCTGGCGGGACAGCGCGTCGGACAGCACCGCCTCGACATGGGCCGGGCTGTAGACCACCGCCTGTGCCGCCACCGAGGCGCCGCCGTCCGTCGTCTGGGCAAAGGCCGTCTGGGCAAGGACCGTCTGGCCGCCGGCGAGGGCGGCGGCGAGAAGGGCGGTGCCGAGGATGCGCAGGGCGGGGCGGGACATGGCGGGGATTCCTTGCAAAGACGAGCCTTACGGCGGTGCCGTGATCAGCGGAGCTGCGAAGCCTGCTGCATCATCTCGTCGGTGGTCTTGATGACCTTGGAGTTCATCTCGTAGGCGCGCTGGGCGGAGATCAGGGTGGTGATCTCCTGCACGATGTTGACGTTGGAGGTCTCCAGCGCGCCCTGCACCACGCGGCCGAAGCCGGGAGCGCCGGGGTTGCCGCCGACCGCCTCGCCAGACGCGCCGGTCTGCAGGAACAGGTTGTCGCCGACCGCTTCCAGGCCGGCCGCGTTGGCGAAGGTGGCGAGCTGGAGCTGGCCGACATTCTGCTGCGCCACCTGGCCGTCCAGCTTCACCATCACCTCGCCCGACGCGTTGATGGCGACGTCGACCGCTTCCGCCGGGATGGTGATCGCCGGCTGCACCGGATAGCCGTCGGCGGTGACGATGATGCCCTCCGGCGACAGCTTGAAATTGCCGGCGCGGGTGTAGGCCGTGTCGCCGCTGGGAAGCTGCACCTGGAAATAGCCGGAGCCGTTGACGGCGACGTCCAGCTTGTTGTCGGTGACCGTCAGGTTGCCCTGCTCCAGCACGCGGGCCACCGCGGCGACGCGCACGCCGGCACCCACCTGCACGCCGGTCGGCACGATGGTGCCGGCGTCCGACGAGGTGGAGCCGATGCGGCGGAAGTTCTGGTAGAGCAGGTCCTGGAACTCGGCCCGCTGCTTCTTGAAGCCGGTCGTCGTCGCGTTGGCGATGTTGTTCGAGATGGTTTCGACGTTCAGCTGCTGGGCGATCATGCCGGTGGCGCCGATGGCGAGGCTGCGCATGGTTCTTGCTCCTTTACGCGGTCGATCAGGCCGTGCGGCCCAGCTTCTGGATGGCGCTGCGGATGCGCTCGTGCTCGTTCTCGATCAGCTTCTGGTTCGACTGGTACTGGCGCTGGATCTCGATCAGCGCCGTCATCTCGACCACCGGCTTCACGTTCGAATTCTCTAGCATTCCCTGTGCCACCTTCGTGTCGGCGGGGGCCGCCTGCGGCTCCTCGTCGCTGACGTAGAGGCCGGCCCCGACCTCGGTCATCAACTGCTCGTTGCGGAAGGTGACGATGTTCAGCCGGCCGACCTGTCCCAGCTCGGTGGAGACGGTGCCGTCGCCGGACACCATGATGTCCTTGGTGCCGTTCGGGATGGCGAGCGGCTGGCCGTTGTCGCCCAGCACCGGCAGGCCGCCGCCGTCGACGATCTGGCGCTGATCGTTCAGGCGGAAGTTGCCGGCGCGGGTGTAGCGCGGGCCGCTCGCCGTATCGACCGTGAAGTAGCCGTGGCCGGTCAGCGCCATGTCCAGCGGGTTGCCGGTCTGCATCATCCCGCCGGCCGAGAGGTCGCGCACCACGGCGCGGTCCTGCACGAAGCTGATCTGCTCGTGCATGCCCGGACGCTCCAGGAACTCCGTGAACAGCATGCGCTGCTGCTTGAAGCCCGTGGTGTTCATGTTCGCGATGTTGTTCGAGATCACGTCCAACTGGCGGCGCAGGGTCATCTGGCGCGACAGGGACACGTAGATCGGGTTTTCCATCGGCGGCCTCTTTCCATTCGGACCGGGGGAGCGTCCCGACCGGCGCAAATGGCAATGCACGGCGCGTGCCAGCGTCGAAAACGACCAGGATGATTGGAATGGCCGCGGATGCCGCCGCCGGGGAAGCGCCTGCCGGGCAAGAACTGCCGGTGGGCTGGCAAGGGCTGCCGCCCGACGCCGGGCAAAAGCGTCCCGGTGCCGCGGCGCGGACGGCGCGCGGATCATGGCAGCTTCCTCCGCCGGAGGCGGCGGGCATGGGAAGGCGGGGCAGGGTGGTGCGGACGGGGATGGCGGGCGTGGTTCGGGCGTTCGCTCCTCGGTTGACGGGGATTTCCGGCGATGCCCCAATCAAGAACCGTGCCGCTGTCTGTGGTTGCGCTTCTGTCACAGCCCCGGACTGTGCCTGAAAGGCTTTGTTAACTATCCGAAAGATAGGGTTGCTGCGCTGGTAAGGCCACGCTCCGCCACCGCTCGCGCTTAGGATTCCATGACCGCGCACGCTGAAGACGACGTTTCGACCGATGGCCTGCCGCGCAAGAAATTCAGCGGCAAGAAGCTGGTCCTGTTCGTCATCCTGCCGCTGGTGCTGCTGATCGGCGCCGGGGCGGGCGTGTATTTCAGCGGCCTGCTCGACTCGCTGCTCGGCAAGAAGGAGGAGCACGCGGAGGTGCCGGCGGAGCCGGCGCAGCCCGATCCGCACGCGGCACCGGTCTTCTACGACCTGCCGGACATGCTGGTGAACCTGAACAGCAGCGGCAAGCGCCCGGCCTTCCTGAAGATCAAGATCTCGATCCAGCTTGCCAAGGGCGAGGACATCCCGGCGATCGAGCATGTGCTGCCGCGCATCATCGACAACTTCCAGGTCTATCTGCGCGAACTGCGGCTGGAGGACCTGAAGGGGTCGGCCGGCATGTACCGCCTGCGCCAGGAACTGCTGATGCGGATCACCGCGTCCGCCCATCCGGTGAAGGTCAAGGACGTTCTGTTCAAGGAAATGCTGGTCCAGTAGGGGCGGCGGAAACGGGCCATGAGCAACACCGAGGAACTGAGCGAAGAGGAACGCCTTGCCGCCGAATGGGCCGCCCTCGCCGAAGACGGCGGCGACATGGGCGAGATGGCGGACATGGGCGGTGGCGGCTCGACCCGCGTCCTGAACCAGGACGAGATCGACAGCCTGCTCGGCTTCGACCAGGGCGGGGCCGGGGACGGCGACAACTCCGGCATCATGGCGCTGGTCAACTCGGCGCTGGTCAACTACGAACGCCTGCCCATGCTGGAGGTGGTCTTCGACCGCCTCGTCCGCATGATGTCCACGTCCTTGCGCAACTTCACCTCCGACAACGTCGAGGTGAGCCTCGACCAGATTTCCTCGGTGCGCTTCGGCGACTATCTCAACTCCATCCCGCTTCCGGCGATGCTGTCCGTCTTCAAGGCGGAGGAGTGGGACAACTACGGCCTGATGGTCGTGGACTCGGCGCTGATCTACTCCATCGTCGACGTGCTGCTGGGCGGGCGGCGCGGCACCGCGGCGATGCGCATCGAGGGCCGGCCTTACACGACCATCGAGCGCAACCTCGTCGAGCGCATGGTCCATGTGGTGCTGTCCGATCTGTCCGCCGCCTTCGACCCGCTGTCGCCCGTCACCTTCCGCTTCGACCGGTTGGAGACCAACCCGCGCTTCGCGACCATCGCGCGCCCGGCCAACGCGGCGGTGCTGGTCAAGCTGCGCATCGACATGGAGGATCGCGG includes the following:
- the fliM gene encoding flagellar motor switch protein FliM — its product is MSNTEELSEEERLAAEWAALAEDGGDMGEMADMGGGGSTRVLNQDEIDSLLGFDQGGAGDGDNSGIMALVNSALVNYERLPMLEVVFDRLVRMMSTSLRNFTSDNVEVSLDQISSVRFGDYLNSIPLPAMLSVFKAEEWDNYGLMVVDSALIYSIVDVLLGGRRGTAAMRIEGRPYTTIERNLVERMVHVVLSDLSAAFDPLSPVTFRFDRLETNPRFATIARPANAAVLVKLRIDMEDRGGRLELMIPYATLEPVRELLLQMFMGEKFGRDSIWETHLASELLVTDVDISAVLDEVTMTLHDVLNWRVGTRILLNATPDGTIELRCGDVSMFQGRMGRKGGHIAVRIERELPKQEVMRL